One genomic window of Corynebacterium sp. sy039 includes the following:
- a CDS encoding HAD family hydrolase, whose protein sequence is MRGLIVDYVGVLDGSDEDQRRWRHLLEAARANGVALAVLSNDPGVNADHIRVLQTQGLVDAVVLSGDIGVEKPEKEAFQAAADALELPMRDCVMVDDSILNVRGAVEAGLVGVYYQQFDRAVVEITGLFGIDKEF, encoded by the coding sequence ATGCGTGGCTTGATTGTTGATTACGTAGGTGTGTTAGATGGCAGTGATGAGGATCAGCGTCGGTGGCGCCATCTTTTAGAGGCTGCTCGAGCTAATGGTGTTGCCTTGGCTGTGCTTTCTAATGATCCAGGGGTCAACGCTGATCATATTCGTGTTTTGCAGACGCAGGGACTTGTCGATGCTGTAGTGCTCAGTGGGGATATTGGGGTGGAGAAACCAGAGAAAGAGGCATTCCAGGCAGCTGCTGATGCTCTTGAGTTGCCTATGCGTGATTGTGTCATGGTTGATGATTCCATCCTTAATGTTCGTGGTGCGGTAGAAGCAGGATTAGTTGGTGTGTATTATCAGCAATTCGATCGTGCAGTGGTAGAGATTACTGGCTTGTTTGGTATTGACAAGGAGTTTTAG
- a CDS encoding flavin reductase family protein, which produces MPKDALGKIRGVLTRLTTPLLPDDYSVLANPLWSTRQLRGRIISIEHDKNASDVVHIAIQPGWAVPTTFYAGQYIGVGVAINGRFVWRSYSLTNAPVLSEEEDKSALLYITVRAVEKGQLSQHLVGKTQPGTIIRLLAPAGDFQLSQPPAPKMAFIAAGTGITPIISMLRTLARRGDYAHCDVVIVYSTKNSHEALFATQIQELADTYPSVHAIFHYTQEKPRLHAQDYGTLIPDIAHRTIYACGPAHMLRDLEQWAKQESLCLKTEHFTLDRRSDAQGGVVTFGHRGAITTDGATTILEAGEQAGINMPFGCRMGLCHTCVRPLRKGHVFNVHTGHTHEAGTQIRTCVCVAAGDVTIDV; this is translated from the coding sequence ATGCCCAAAGATGCCTTAGGGAAAATACGTGGTGTGCTCACCAGGCTGACTACGCCATTGTTGCCTGATGATTATTCAGTATTGGCTAATCCCTTGTGGTCCACCCGGCAATTGCGTGGACGCATAATATCTATCGAACACGATAAGAATGCATCAGATGTGGTGCATATTGCGATTCAGCCCGGTTGGGCAGTACCTACCACTTTCTATGCAGGGCAATATATTGGCGTTGGCGTCGCTATCAATGGTCGATTTGTGTGGCGAAGTTACTCACTCACTAATGCTCCCGTCTTATCTGAGGAAGAAGATAAGAGTGCCCTATTATACATCACGGTTCGAGCAGTAGAAAAAGGCCAGCTTTCTCAGCATTTAGTGGGCAAGACCCAGCCGGGAACTATTATTCGGCTTCTGGCACCCGCTGGTGATTTTCAGTTAAGCCAGCCACCAGCTCCGAAAATGGCTTTTATCGCAGCAGGTACAGGCATTACCCCCATTATTTCTATGTTGCGTACCCTTGCTCGTCGAGGTGATTATGCCCACTGTGATGTCGTGATTGTGTACTCGACAAAAAATAGCCATGAGGCACTCTTTGCTACACAAATCCAGGAATTAGCTGACACCTATCCTAGTGTGCACGCCATATTCCATTACACGCAAGAAAAACCACGTCTTCACGCTCAAGATTATGGCACTCTTATTCCAGATATTGCGCACAGAACTATCTATGCTTGTGGTCCGGCGCATATGCTCAGAGATTTAGAACAGTGGGCTAAGCAAGAATCTTTATGCCTAAAAACAGAGCATTTTACGCTTGATCGACGATCCGATGCGCAGGGCGGCGTGGTGACTTTCGGACATCGTGGCGCTATCACTACCGATGGAGCCACAACAATTCTTGAAGCAGGCGAACAAGCTGGGATAAATATGCCCTTTGGTTGTCGTATGGGACTGTGCCATACCTGCGTGCGGCCATTGCGCAAAGGGCACGTATTTAATGTGCATACTGGTCATACCCATGAAGCTGGGACACAGATACGTACGTGTGTTTGTGTCGCTGCTGGTGATGTCACTATTGATGTCTAA
- a CDS encoding acyl-CoA desaturase, producing MAIDNIKAYSHLSDDDIAEIGARLDRIKAEVENDLGTKDARYIYRLIRTQRVLDLAGRAVLIFSGNKKCWWTGTALLTTAKVLENLEIGHNVLHGQWDWMNDPEVHSTTWEWDIVCPSSQWMHSHNYVHHTYTNVLGMDHDVGYGILRVTRDKKWTTLHAFQPLVNTVLATLFEWAVGYYDVELGKFFSGRATWAQTREKFWETTRKAGRQGVRDYVLYPLLSGKNFRHTLGAHVSANILRSLWAYAVIFCGHFPDEVETFTKEQFKDEDHNQWYLRQMLGSANFRGGKVLTILSGNLNYQIEHHLFPDMPSNRLADVAKKVQQLCAEYDLPYNIDSFPVQLLKVQKTLLKLTLPNKYLLADPDNAPEVRSNRAFTHNPDVEEQLWVGVKDNQRAGLRTGLTLLKKLRPRITDVARNYFRRA from the coding sequence ATGGCAATTGATAATATCAAGGCTTATTCTCATCTAAGCGACGACGATATAGCAGAAATTGGTGCGCGCCTAGATCGCATTAAAGCTGAGGTAGAAAATGATTTAGGCACAAAAGATGCGCGTTATATTTATCGACTCATTCGCACTCAGCGAGTTCTCGATCTCGCTGGCCGAGCAGTATTGATTTTCTCTGGCAATAAAAAGTGTTGGTGGACTGGTACTGCCTTACTTACTACTGCAAAGGTGCTAGAGAACTTAGAAATAGGGCACAATGTTTTGCATGGTCAATGGGATTGGATGAATGATCCAGAAGTGCACTCGACGACATGGGAGTGGGATATCGTATGCCCATCCTCACAGTGGATGCATTCGCATAATTATGTGCACCATACTTATACCAATGTCTTAGGCATGGATCACGATGTAGGATATGGTATTTTGCGTGTTACTCGTGATAAAAAATGGACTACGCTCCATGCCTTCCAGCCTCTTGTCAACACAGTGCTCGCTACTCTTTTTGAGTGGGCAGTAGGATACTATGACGTAGAGCTGGGTAAGTTTTTTAGCGGCCGTGCCACATGGGCACAAACTCGGGAAAAGTTTTGGGAGACTACGCGCAAAGCCGGACGACAAGGTGTGCGTGATTATGTTCTTTATCCGTTATTGTCCGGAAAAAATTTCCGCCATACGCTTGGCGCTCACGTCAGCGCTAATATCTTGCGTTCACTGTGGGCATATGCGGTTATTTTTTGTGGACATTTTCCAGATGAGGTAGAAACCTTTACCAAGGAGCAGTTCAAGGACGAAGATCATAATCAGTGGTATTTGCGCCAAATGCTGGGCTCGGCAAACTTTCGTGGCGGAAAAGTGCTCACGATTTTATCCGGTAACTTGAATTACCAAATCGAGCATCATCTATTTCCTGATATGCCATCAAATCGTCTTGCTGATGTGGCGAAAAAAGTACAACAGCTGTGTGCAGAATATGATTTGCCCTACAATATCGACTCATTCCCGGTGCAGTTATTGAAGGTGCAAAAGACACTGCTCAAACTCACATTGCCGAATAAGTATTTACTCGCTGATCCAGACAATGCCCCAGAAGTGCGTTCTAACCGAGCGTTTACGCATAACCCAGATGTGGAGGAACAATTATGGGTTGGGGTTAAAGATAATCAGCGTGCCGGGTTGCGTACTGGACTCACACTCTTAAAGAAGTTACGACCACGGATAACGGATGTGGCGCGTAATTATTTTCGCCGTGCATGA
- the rsgA gene encoding ribosome small subunit-dependent GTPase A, giving the protein MAKKITHRSRGAWDESDVKIRPGKRSKPRTKTRPQHDDAEFGMVISKDRGRWGVVLDTGTTVTCMRARELGRSPVEVGDRVGVVGDTSGRQGSLARIVKIAERSSVLRRTADDNDPYERIVVGNAENLLIVCAVADPPPRAGFVERALIAAFVGNLKPIICLTKSDLADPQEFAAEFAALDVPVIVCGIDDPLEPINDIVNNSLTALIGHSGVGKSTLVNRLVPGAGRQTGEVSGVGKGRHTSTQAVALALPHGGWIIDTPGIRSFGLAHVDADTVVNVFEDLASSVEDCPRGCTHMGAPADPECKLDDFPHDSPTGRRVQAVRKLLTTLRNNVDW; this is encoded by the coding sequence ATGGCTAAAAAAATCACTCATCGCAGCCGTGGTGCATGGGATGAATCAGACGTGAAAATTCGTCCTGGAAAACGCTCTAAACCACGCACCAAAACACGTCCTCAGCATGATGACGCTGAATTTGGCATGGTCATTTCTAAAGATCGCGGTAGGTGGGGCGTAGTTCTCGACACCGGCACTACCGTTACTTGTATGCGCGCCAGAGAACTTGGTCGCAGTCCCGTTGAAGTTGGCGACCGAGTAGGCGTCGTCGGCGATACTTCAGGTAGGCAAGGCAGCTTGGCAAGAATCGTAAAAATAGCAGAGCGATCTTCCGTTCTGCGACGCACCGCTGATGATAACGATCCCTATGAACGCATAGTCGTCGGCAATGCCGAAAACCTCCTCATCGTCTGTGCAGTCGCTGATCCTCCACCACGAGCGGGTTTTGTCGAGCGAGCACTCATTGCTGCCTTTGTCGGCAATCTCAAGCCTATTATTTGTCTGACGAAATCCGATCTTGCTGATCCACAAGAATTTGCTGCTGAGTTTGCCGCTCTCGACGTTCCGGTCATAGTCTGCGGCATCGATGACCCATTAGAACCGATCAATGACATTGTGAATAATTCCTTGACAGCACTAATCGGACACTCCGGTGTAGGCAAATCCACACTTGTCAATAGATTAGTTCCTGGAGCCGGACGACAAACCGGAGAAGTATCCGGTGTAGGAAAAGGACGGCATACATCCACCCAAGCTGTTGCATTAGCACTACCACACGGTGGGTGGATCATCGATACTCCTGGTATCCGTTCCTTCGGACTAGCACACGTTGATGCAGATACCGTTGTCAATGTGTTCGAGGATCTAGCTTCCTCAGTAGAGGATTGTCCACGTGGTTGCACACACATGGGAGCACCTGCAGATCCGGAATGCAAGCTGGATGATTTTCCCCATGACTCCCCCACTGGTCGTCGAGTGCAAGCCGTACGCAAATTACTCACCACATTGCGCAATAACGTGGACTGGTAG
- the aroA gene encoding 3-phosphoshikimate 1-carboxyvinyltransferase produces MSSPTPTPLWQAPHCTQAFDATLSIPGSKSMTNRAFILSALADQPSTIRGALRSRDTDLMAQALRSLGAEISTDDTGTFHITPAPFHSAHIDCGLAGTVMRFVPPVAAFAQGEVVFDGDEQARSRPMTQILHGLTQAGVTVSGDRLPFSIHGTGCAPGGTVEIDASHSSQFVSGLLLSGARFEQGLSIKHIGNTLPSMPHIDMSIAMLEQAGVHVDHSVENQWHVSPGTIAGREWVIEPDLSNATPFLAAAAISQSRVRIRQWPTHTTQAGDRIRPILDAMGAKITLHNGTLTVEGTGSLRGIDLDMSDIGELTPTVAALAVFADSPTTLRGIAHLRGHETDRLAALCTEINKIGGVCTELDDGLYIEPTHNYHGAQWHSYADHRMATAGAIIGLGVPNMTVEDIETTAKTLPNFAAMWEQMMHG; encoded by the coding sequence ATGTCTAGCCCCACCCCTACCCCATTATGGCAAGCTCCACATTGCACACAGGCTTTCGACGCCACGCTCAGCATTCCTGGCTCAAAGTCAATGACTAATCGTGCTTTCATCCTGTCTGCTCTTGCCGATCAGCCTTCAACTATCCGCGGTGCACTACGTTCGCGTGATACTGATTTAATGGCACAGGCACTCCGTAGCCTCGGTGCTGAAATAAGCACAGATGATACTGGAACTTTCCATATCACACCTGCGCCTTTTCACAGTGCACACATTGACTGTGGGCTTGCTGGTACTGTCATGCGTTTTGTGCCACCTGTGGCTGCTTTTGCCCAGGGTGAAGTGGTATTCGATGGCGATGAGCAAGCACGTTCTCGCCCAATGACTCAAATTCTGCATGGTCTGACACAAGCTGGAGTAACAGTATCTGGCGATCGCTTGCCGTTTAGTATTCACGGTACCGGCTGTGCACCAGGCGGCACAGTAGAAATTGATGCTTCGCATTCATCACAATTCGTATCGGGACTTTTGCTTTCTGGGGCACGCTTTGAGCAAGGTCTAAGCATCAAACACATTGGGAATACTTTGCCGAGTATGCCTCATATTGACATGAGCATTGCAATGCTCGAACAAGCAGGAGTACACGTTGACCACAGTGTAGAAAACCAATGGCACGTTTCCCCTGGCACTATTGCTGGCAGAGAATGGGTGATCGAACCTGATTTATCCAATGCTACGCCTTTTCTCGCCGCGGCAGCTATCAGCCAATCCCGTGTTCGCATTAGGCAGTGGCCAACGCATACCACCCAAGCTGGCGATCGTATTCGCCCAATCCTCGACGCTATGGGAGCTAAAATAACCCTGCATAATGGCACCTTAACGGTAGAAGGCACAGGCTCTTTGCGCGGTATTGATCTTGATATGTCCGATATCGGTGAACTTACCCCTACCGTCGCAGCATTGGCAGTTTTTGCTGATTCCCCTACTACGCTGCGTGGCATTGCTCATCTGCGAGGTCACGAAACAGATCGCTTGGCTGCGCTATGCACCGAAATCAATAAGATCGGTGGTGTGTGCACTGAGCTTGACGACGGACTCTATATTGAACCTACGCATAATTATCATGGAGCACAATGGCATTCTTATGCAGATCATCGCATGGCAACTGCTGGCGCCATCATTGGTCTAGGTGTACCAAATATGACTGTGGAAGATATTGAGACTACTGCCAAAACCTTGCCCAATTTTGCCGCTATGTGGGAGCAGATGATGCATGGCTAA
- a CDS encoding sigma-70 family RNA polymerase sigma factor, whose product MAERSEKKHKTPASGSELEQRFKQEALPLLDQLYGGALRMTRNPADAEDLVQETYMKAFSAFSSFTPGSNLKAWLYRIMTNAYINSYRKKQRQPQQSSADDITDYQLLESSSHTATGLESAEVAALKNIPNQHIVQAMNELSDDYRMVVYYADAEGLPYKEIAEIMDIPLGTVMSRLHRGRKQLRGALKDVAREYGIGVTGTKNAQETKKTHKADSEKQKVSTQ is encoded by the coding sequence TTGGCTGAGCGATCTGAGAAAAAGCATAAAACACCTGCGTCTGGTTCGGAGTTAGAACAGCGATTCAAGCAAGAGGCACTGCCGCTTTTGGATCAGCTCTATGGTGGCGCATTGCGTATGACGCGCAATCCCGCAGATGCAGAGGATTTGGTTCAAGAAACCTATATGAAGGCCTTTAGTGCATTTTCTTCCTTTACCCCAGGGAGTAATCTTAAGGCGTGGTTGTATCGCATTATGACCAATGCTTATATCAATAGTTATCGGAAAAAGCAGCGGCAACCACAACAATCATCGGCCGATGACATCACCGATTATCAGCTACTTGAATCCTCCTCGCATACGGCTACTGGTTTGGAGTCTGCTGAGGTAGCAGCGTTAAAAAATATCCCTAATCAGCATATTGTGCAAGCAATGAATGAGCTTTCCGACGATTATCGCATGGTCGTTTATTATGCTGATGCTGAAGGACTGCCCTATAAAGAAATCGCTGAGATTATGGATATTCCTTTAGGGACTGTCATGAGTCGTCTGCATCGGGGAAGAAAACAGTTGCGTGGTGCGTTGAAAGATGTGGCGCGTGAATATGGCATTGGTGTGACTGGCACGAAAAATGCTCAAGAGACGAAAAAGACGCACAAGGCGGATAGTGAGAAACAGAAAGTGAGCACGCAATGA
- the rsrA gene encoding mycothiol system anti-sigma-R factor, producing MSHDSSSRSSECSCSEVHVGMYALLDRELTPAECQRLEAHVAQCPECAQQIAAEVDLRQLLKKCCCQPAPESLKERISVSISTVSLRTEVIE from the coding sequence ATGAGTCATGACAGTTCTTCTCGTTCATCTGAATGTAGTTGCTCCGAGGTTCATGTGGGGATGTATGCGTTACTTGACCGTGAGCTTACCCCTGCTGAGTGTCAGCGCTTGGAAGCTCATGTGGCGCAATGTCCTGAGTGTGCTCAACAAATAGCGGCAGAAGTAGATTTGCGGCAACTTCTTAAAAAATGTTGTTGCCAGCCAGCACCAGAGAGCTTAAAAGAACGAATAAGTGTATCGATTAGCACTGTGTCCCTTAGGACAGAGGTTATCGAGTAA
- a CDS encoding 50S ribosomal protein bL37, with protein MSQRGRKRKDRRKKKANHGKRPNA; from the coding sequence ATGAGCCAGCGTGGTCGTAAGCGCAAGGATCGTCGTAAGAAAAAAGCTAACCACGGCAAGCGTCCTAACGCATAA
- a CDS encoding WhiB family transcriptional regulator, producing the protein MDWRHQAVCRDEDPELFFPVGNSGPALAQIASAKVVCNRCPVTSQCLAWALETGQDAGVWGGMSEDERRALKRRKNRGRGRARSIVS; encoded by the coding sequence ATGGACTGGCGTCACCAAGCAGTATGTCGAGACGAAGATCCCGAGCTATTCTTCCCTGTCGGTAATTCAGGACCAGCTCTTGCCCAAATTGCCTCTGCAAAGGTTGTCTGCAACCGCTGCCCTGTTACTTCTCAGTGCCTCGCATGGGCACTAGAAACCGGGCAAGATGCTGGCGTATGGGGCGGCATGAGCGAAGATGAGCGTCGTGCGCTCAAACGACGCAAGAACCGTGGTCGTGGACGCGCCCGCAGCATCGTTTCCTAA